A single window of Granulicella sibirica DNA harbors:
- a CDS encoding DUF2165 family protein, which yields MIVRLSKCALLLAVAFFFTLVVFNNTTDYNSNYQFVHHVLSMDTTFPGNHGMWRSLPYPGLQTTFYAGIISWETVIGALSWWGAIRLLRNLQSPSAVFQQAKSISIAGLTLGCLLWFVAFISVGGEWFLMWQSKTWNGQDAAFRMFTVLSLILIYTSAPEHE from the coding sequence ATGATTGTCCGCCTCTCCAAGTGTGCCCTTCTGCTTGCCGTCGCCTTTTTCTTCACCCTCGTGGTCTTCAATAACACCACCGACTACAACTCCAATTACCAGTTCGTCCACCACGTCTTGAGCATGGACACCACCTTCCCCGGCAACCACGGCATGTGGCGTTCGCTGCCGTACCCCGGTCTCCAGACCACTTTCTACGCCGGCATCATCTCGTGGGAGACCGTTATCGGTGCGCTCTCCTGGTGGGGCGCCATCCGCCTTCTGCGCAACTTGCAATCCCCCTCTGCTGTCTTCCAACAGGCAAAGTCCATCTCGATCGCCGGTCTCACGCTTGGCTGCCTTCTCTGGTTCGTTGCCTTCATCAGCGTCGGCGGCGAGTGGTTCCTCATGTGGCAATCGAAGACCTGGAACGGCCAGGATGCGGCCTTTCGCATGTTCACGGTTCTCTCCCTGATCCTGATCTACACGTCCGCTCCCGAACACGAGTAA
- a CDS encoding ABC transporter substrate-binding protein yields MLSGKLLPGALVGLLLLTTGCKSKSASTGYFPVTLQTDWYPQPEMGGFYEAQLQGLYKSENLDVTIAPGGPYVVTEQQVSTGAAQFGMGTSDQVLVGVSRGLPLVAVAATMQQDPQGVMVHDASLVHTFADLEGHTIAVKPGSIWFQYLLHRYSLKSVREIPATFSVANFLQDPEYIQQAFVTSEPFFAHKAGAQVRTLLVNSTGYQPYRVIFTSRKFLADHPEVVQKFVRASLKGWRNYLDSPSLANLTLSKLNPALSPDWMRFSVDTLKEGHFIDGPDTPDSHLGHFTAERWTTTYKQLEELKVTAHPIDPATAYSLQFAP; encoded by the coding sequence ATGCTGTCCGGCAAACTTCTCCCAGGCGCCCTCGTCGGCCTTCTTCTGCTCACAACTGGTTGTAAGTCCAAGTCCGCCTCGACCGGATACTTCCCCGTCACACTCCAGACTGACTGGTACCCGCAGCCGGAGATGGGCGGCTTCTACGAGGCGCAGCTCCAGGGGCTCTACAAGTCGGAAAATCTCGATGTCACGATCGCCCCCGGCGGTCCCTACGTCGTCACCGAGCAGCAGGTTTCGACCGGCGCCGCGCAGTTCGGCATGGGCACATCCGACCAGGTGCTCGTAGGCGTCTCGCGCGGTCTGCCTCTGGTCGCGGTCGCCGCCACCATGCAGCAGGACCCGCAGGGCGTCATGGTCCACGATGCATCACTGGTCCACACCTTCGCCGACCTCGAAGGGCACACCATCGCGGTCAAGCCCGGCTCCATCTGGTTTCAATATCTGCTCCACCGCTACAGCCTGAAGAGTGTGCGTGAGATTCCCGCCACCTTCTCGGTCGCGAACTTCCTCCAAGATCCCGAGTACATCCAGCAGGCCTTCGTCACCTCGGAACCCTTCTTCGCCCATAAGGCCGGCGCCCAGGTCCGCACGCTCCTCGTCAACTCAACCGGATACCAGCCCTACCGGGTCATCTTCACCTCGCGCAAGTTTCTTGCGGACCATCCCGAGGTCGTGCAGAAGTTCGTTCGGGCCTCGCTGAAGGGCTGGCGGAACTATCTGGACAGCCCAAGTCTTGCGAACCTGACCCTGAGCAAATTGAATCCCGCTCTCAGTCCCGACTGGATGCGCTTCAGCGTCGACACCCTCAAAGAGGGCCACTTCATCGACGGACCGGACACCCCGGACTCTCATCTTGGCCACTTTACCGCCGAGCGCTGGACCACCACCTACAAGCAGCTCGAAGAGCTCAAGGTCACCGCGCACCCCATCGACCCGGCGACTGCCTATTCGCTGCAATTCGCACCCTAA
- a CDS encoding TetR/AcrR family transcriptional regulator has protein sequence MKVSKETMAEHREKILASAAQRFRERGFDGIGVAELMKEVGLTHGGFYGHFASKEELVALASERAMDDSRARWEKIFEDSPENPLGSLMDYFVSRHHCSLPGSGCLVAAVGSEVGRQPESVRNAVTAGLRKTFDLLGKVVSARTKESRRKKAITAYASMVGAVVLARASNDPALSQEILQAIGGAVATDAV, from the coding sequence ATGAAGGTGAGCAAGGAAACAATGGCGGAGCACCGGGAGAAAATCCTCGCGTCAGCGGCGCAGCGCTTCCGCGAGCGCGGGTTCGACGGGATCGGGGTGGCGGAGCTGATGAAGGAGGTGGGGCTCACGCACGGGGGGTTCTACGGGCACTTCGCGTCGAAGGAAGAGCTTGTGGCCCTCGCCTCGGAGCGCGCGATGGATGACTCGCGGGCACGCTGGGAAAAGATCTTCGAGGACTCTCCCGAGAACCCGTTAGGCTCGCTGATGGATTATTTTGTGTCGAGGCATCACTGTAGCCTGCCCGGTTCGGGATGCCTTGTGGCTGCGGTGGGAAGCGAGGTGGGACGGCAGCCGGAGTCGGTACGGAACGCCGTGACAGCGGGGCTCCGCAAGACCTTCGACCTGCTTGGGAAAGTCGTCTCCGCGAGGACGAAGGAAAGCCGCCGCAAGAAAGCCATTACGGCTTACGCGAGTATGGTTGGAGCGGTTGTGCTGGCGCGTGCTTCCAATGACCCCGCGCTCTCGCAGGAGATCCTGCAGGCGATCGGCGGCGCGGTCGCGACGGACGCCGTTTAG
- a CDS encoding TolC family protein yields METRTPHRILLAAALLAPLAAGAQNLSPSLENGTTGSIATPRPINPAAATTNPSARATQSLNPYLGSVPDGKLVPGVLSLSLDDAIDHGLKFNLGLIDSQQADATVRAQRERALATLLPQISARAQQTYTQLSYTELGLKLPAAAGFQLPPTSGGFGYSDARVRASSPIVNMELIARYKAQKALEAASVLSTKDSRDVVVFAVGAAYFQVVASQARLSTAQSTLASAQELERQVANQFKAELSPEIDTLRAQVELRTAEQRVTDAANDLEKDKLTLDRITGISLDQAWTPSHTYDYSPLPDPGVDAALAPNTRPDVASLKETVAAAQLSVKAEHAQRLPVLSFEGNYGGGGVNPANFNRVYEASARLDVPIFTSGRIRSDIHQAEANLTQRRAEYQDLQGRVAYDVRVAMLDAKASEAGVKVAEANKALAQRALTQSQDRFDNGVTNYLEVVQAQESLEAANENYIASLFSFNVAKISLARALGSSETRIPTFFATR; encoded by the coding sequence ATGGAAACCCGCACACCACACCGCATTCTGCTCGCAGCCGCTCTACTCGCCCCGCTCGCTGCCGGCGCCCAGAATCTCTCCCCATCGCTCGAGAACGGGACGACAGGCTCCATCGCCACGCCGCGTCCGATCAACCCCGCCGCAGCCACCACAAACCCAAGCGCCCGCGCCACCCAGTCGCTGAATCCTTATCTCGGCAGCGTTCCCGACGGCAAGCTCGTCCCCGGGGTCCTCAGCCTCTCGCTCGACGACGCGATCGACCACGGCCTCAAGTTCAACCTCGGGCTGATTGACTCGCAGCAAGCAGACGCCACTGTGCGGGCGCAACGCGAACGCGCCCTCGCAACGCTGCTCCCGCAGATCTCCGCCCGCGCCCAGCAGACCTACACCCAACTCAGCTACACGGAGCTCGGACTGAAACTCCCGGCTGCCGCCGGCTTCCAGCTTCCCCCGACGAGCGGAGGCTTCGGTTACTCGGACGCCCGCGTCCGAGCCTCGTCGCCCATCGTCAACATGGAACTGATCGCCCGCTACAAGGCGCAGAAGGCGCTCGAAGCAGCCTCCGTCCTCAGCACGAAGGACTCCCGCGATGTCGTCGTCTTCGCCGTTGGAGCAGCATATTTTCAGGTAGTCGCCAGCCAGGCCCGTCTTTCGACAGCGCAATCGACTCTCGCCTCCGCGCAGGAGCTCGAGCGTCAGGTAGCCAACCAGTTCAAGGCCGAGCTCTCCCCCGAGATCGATACCCTTCGCGCCCAAGTCGAGCTCCGCACCGCAGAGCAGCGCGTCACGGACGCCGCCAACGACCTCGAAAAAGACAAGCTCACCCTGGACCGCATCACCGGCATCTCGCTCGACCAGGCATGGACCCCAAGCCACACCTACGACTACTCGCCGCTCCCCGACCCGGGCGTCGACGCGGCCCTGGCCCCGAATACCCGCCCTGACGTCGCCAGCTTGAAGGAGACCGTAGCCGCCGCCCAGCTCAGCGTCAAAGCCGAGCACGCCCAGCGCCTCCCCGTCCTGTCGTTCGAGGGCAACTACGGCGGAGGTGGAGTGAACCCCGCGAACTTCAACCGCGTGTATGAAGCGAGCGCCCGTCTCGACGTCCCCATCTTCACCAGCGGCCGCATCCGCTCCGACATCCACCAGGCCGAGGCCAACCTTACCCAGCGCCGCGCCGAGTACCAGGACCTCCAGGGCCGCGTTGCCTACGACGTTCGCGTGGCCATGCTCGACGCCAAGGCCTCTGAAGCAGGAGTCAAGGTAGCCGAGGCCAACAAGGCTCTCGCCCAGCGCGCCCTCACCCAGTCCCAGGATCGCTTCGACAACGGCGTCACCAACTACCTTGAAGTCGTCCAGGCGCAGGAGTCGCTCGAAGCCGCTAACGAGAACTACATCGCGAGCCTCTTCTCCTTCAACGTCGCCAAAATCTCCCTCGCCCGCGCCCTCGGCTCCTCCGAGACCCGCATCCCCACCTTTTTCGCCACTCGATAA
- a CDS encoding HlyD family secretion protein, translating into MSGTTEVKETSAPAASQTEATPKKSSATKRLIAGAILLVAVIAGLIYWLHARHFETTDDAAIDGHFASLSTRIAGTVTYVNPDVENNHTVAAGTLLLALDPRDYEAELEHAKANLETKEAEANVARIGVPIADATAYSNLQLAQAAKQEAVEDVGSAQAELLTAQHRVQLDQAIASRAERDRVRYQTLVDKREISRSFFDARETEAASTMQTLEADQAAVTAAQQKIAQRRALVQERDAQIAGARTAPQRAADARAQSSSAKGELDQARADVHTAELNLSYTKVYAPVSGIVGHKTVELGHRVQPGQTLLTVVPTDDIWITANYKETQLRLMHPGQAVTIHVDTFDRDYNATIEDMAAASGPLFSLFPPENASGNYVKIVQRFPVRIRLDRDQDPAHQLRPGMSAEASVKVR; encoded by the coding sequence ATGTCCGGAACCACAGAAGTCAAAGAGACGAGCGCCCCCGCCGCCTCTCAAACCGAAGCCACGCCAAAGAAATCATCCGCCACCAAACGCCTCATCGCTGGAGCAATCCTTCTCGTAGCCGTCATCGCCGGCCTCATCTACTGGCTGCACGCACGCCACTTTGAAACGACCGACGACGCCGCCATCGACGGCCACTTCGCCTCGCTGAGCACACGCATCGCCGGCACCGTCACCTACGTCAACCCCGACGTCGAGAACAATCACACTGTCGCCGCCGGAACCCTGCTCCTCGCACTCGACCCCCGCGACTACGAGGCCGAACTCGAGCACGCCAAGGCGAACCTCGAGACCAAGGAAGCCGAAGCGAACGTAGCCCGCATCGGCGTCCCCATCGCCGACGCCACCGCCTACAGCAACCTCCAACTCGCCCAGGCCGCGAAGCAGGAGGCCGTTGAAGATGTGGGCTCCGCTCAGGCGGAACTCCTCACCGCCCAGCACCGCGTACAGCTTGACCAGGCCATCGCCTCCCGCGCCGAGCGCGACCGGGTGCGCTATCAAACCCTCGTCGACAAACGCGAGATCTCGCGCTCCTTCTTCGACGCCCGAGAGACCGAGGCCGCCTCGACCATGCAGACCCTCGAAGCCGACCAGGCTGCCGTCACCGCCGCACAGCAGAAGATCGCCCAGCGCCGCGCCCTCGTCCAGGAGCGCGACGCCCAGATCGCGGGAGCCCGCACTGCACCGCAGCGCGCCGCCGACGCTCGCGCCCAGTCCTCCTCCGCCAAGGGAGAGCTCGACCAGGCCCGCGCCGACGTCCACACCGCCGAGCTCAACCTCAGCTACACCAAGGTCTACGCTCCGGTCTCCGGCATCGTCGGCCATAAGACCGTCGAGCTCGGCCACCGCGTCCAGCCCGGCCAGACGCTGCTCACCGTTGTCCCAACCGACGACATTTGGATCACCGCCAACTACAAGGAGACGCAGCTTCGCCTCATGCACCCCGGCCAGGCCGTCACCATCCACGTCGACACCTTCGACCGTGACTACAACGCCACCATCGAAGATATGGCCGCCGCCTCTGGCCCGCTCTTCAGCCTCTTTCCCCCGGAGAACGCCAGCGGCAACTACGTGAAGATCGTTCAGCGCTTCCCGGTTCGCATTCGCCTCGACAGAGACCAGGACCCCGCACACCAGCTACGCCCCGGCATGTCCGCCGAAGCCTCAGTGAAGGTTCGATAG
- a CDS encoding DHA2 family efflux MFS transporter permease subunit, with amino-acid sequence MATATIIPAQAPSKPAINPWFIAVTVTIAAFMELLDTSIANVALPYIGGGLGRSYDEVTWILTTYLVANAVVLPMTAWLSRLLGRKTYYLLCVILFTISSLCCGLAPSLGLMLIFRVVQGVGGGGLAPVAQAILVDTFPPARRAAAFALFTVVIVTAPAIGPVLGGWITDNYSWRWIFFINVPVGLISLYLSNKLIHDPEVFTTERLTAKAEGRMSVDATGIVLITLASGALEVALDRGQIEDWFASDFIVTMITIAVVGWIGTVLWELWVKEPIIDFRLLTNRNFAIASILFFVFGIGLFGTTTLIPQMLQSLYGYRAIDAGLILGPGALVITLLAPVSAQFLQRGLVSAKTLVFFSLSFIALSMFVYSDMNLATNGGHYVWTRALQGVGYGLFLVPVNIIAYSSLRPDQNNKASSLTNLFRNWGGSFGIAFITTTVERRENLHQLNLGAHLGASSQTLQQTTQGALNRLMEHGLTSADAIPASLGLVYQQLVRQSTFLAFMDCFRVIGWLTLTMIPLVFLIRKFRAGGEAPAGH; translated from the coding sequence ATGGCCACCGCAACCATCATCCCGGCACAGGCACCCTCAAAACCCGCCATCAACCCCTGGTTCATCGCGGTCACGGTCACCATCGCCGCCTTCATGGAGCTGCTCGACACCTCCATCGCGAACGTCGCCCTCCCCTACATCGGAGGGGGCCTCGGCCGCAGCTACGACGAGGTCACGTGGATCCTGACTACGTACCTCGTCGCCAACGCGGTCGTCCTCCCCATGACTGCATGGCTGAGCCGCCTGCTCGGACGCAAGACCTACTACCTCCTCTGCGTGATCCTTTTCACCATCTCGTCCCTCTGCTGCGGACTCGCCCCGTCGCTCGGTCTGATGCTCATCTTCCGCGTCGTGCAAGGCGTAGGAGGCGGCGGCCTAGCCCCCGTCGCCCAGGCTATCCTCGTCGACACCTTTCCCCCGGCAAGACGCGCCGCCGCGTTCGCCCTCTTCACCGTTGTCATCGTCACCGCACCCGCCATCGGCCCGGTCCTTGGTGGCTGGATCACCGACAACTACTCCTGGCGCTGGATCTTCTTCATCAACGTCCCCGTCGGCCTTATCTCGCTCTACCTCTCGAATAAGCTCATCCACGACCCCGAAGTCTTCACCACCGAACGCCTCACCGCTAAGGCTGAAGGCCGCATGTCCGTCGACGCCACCGGCATCGTTCTCATCACCCTCGCCTCCGGAGCCCTCGAAGTCGCGCTCGACCGCGGCCAGATCGAGGATTGGTTCGCAAGCGACTTCATCGTCACCATGATCACGATTGCCGTCGTTGGTTGGATCGGCACGGTCCTATGGGAGCTCTGGGTCAAGGAACCCATCATCGACTTCCGCCTGCTCACCAATCGCAACTTCGCCATCGCAAGCATTCTCTTTTTCGTCTTCGGCATCGGCCTCTTCGGGACGACCACGCTCATCCCGCAGATGCTGCAATCGCTCTACGGCTACCGCGCCATCGACGCCGGTCTGATCCTCGGACCCGGAGCGCTGGTCATCACACTCCTGGCGCCCGTCTCAGCACAGTTTCTGCAGCGCGGATTAGTCTCGGCGAAGACGCTGGTCTTCTTCAGCCTCTCTTTCATCGCGCTCTCCATGTTCGTCTACAGCGACATGAACCTCGCGACGAACGGCGGCCACTATGTCTGGACACGAGCGCTGCAGGGTGTCGGCTACGGTCTCTTTCTCGTTCCGGTCAACATCATCGCGTACTCCAGCCTGCGTCCCGATCAGAACAACAAGGCCTCGAGCCTCACCAATCTCTTCCGCAACTGGGGCGGAAGCTTCGGTATCGCGTTCATCACGACGACTGTCGAACGCCGCGAGAATCTGCACCAGCTCAACCTCGGCGCGCACCTCGGAGCCAGCTCCCAAACGCTCCAGCAGACCACGCAGGGCGCGCTCAACCGCCTCATGGAACACGGCCTCACGAGTGCTGACGCCATCCCCGCTTCGCTTGGCCTTGTCTACCAGCAGCTTGTTCGGCAAAGCACCTTCCTCGCCTTCATGGACTGCTTCCGCGTCATCGGGTGGCTCACCCTCACAATGATCCCGCTCGTATTCCTCATTCGTAAGTTCCGCGCAGGGGGCGAAGCGCCAGCAGGACACTAA
- a CDS encoding efflux RND transporter permease subunit: MWIVKIALTRPYTFIVLAILILIAAPVVILNTPTDIFPNINIPVVSIAWQYTGLNPEELEGRLTTPYEKALTVLVDNIQHIESTTVAGQVVIKVYLQPGASLDTANSQVSAASEFQLRQLPPGLLPPQIINFSASSVPILQLGLSGDGLSEQQLNDLGLNFVRPTLVTIPGAVIPNVYGGKQRSIMINLDPQQLQAKGLAPQDVLNALAAQNVVQPGGTAKIGSAEYDIHLNSSPFTLEGLSNLPVRQSPNGVIVYLHDVANVSDGSIPQTNIVRQDGHRGVLVTVLKSGTASTLTVVQQILGVIPQIKLTLPPALKITPIGNQAIFVRGSVQGVIREAIIAAVLTGLMILLFLGSWRSTIIIAVSIPLSILSSVIVLGLLGQTINIMTLSGLALAVGILVDDATVTIENIERYLEEGAELHEGILEGAAQIATPALVSTLCICIVFLPMFFLSGVARYLFVPLAESVVFAMIASYILSRTLVPTMAMYLLKKHDHHAVPSNNILARFQRGFERLFERVRAGYQDLLGRLLEARKVFVPVFLLLCLSAFILIPFLGQNFFPATDNGSFILHVRVKSGTRIEETAKVCDEVENAIREVVPPAEMDTVLDNIGLPYSTLNFQHATSGLIGAGDADIMVSLKEDHGPTANYVRTLRSKLPGLFPGTTFYFLPSDIVTQILNFGLPSPIDVQIEGADIAGNRVVLNKILEQLRQVPGLVDLRVQQPNDYPVLNLAVDRTKASQGGYTEKDIGTSVLNILGGSTQLNPQFFLNQKNGVVYNIVAQTPQYQISSMSDLQNIPIASVSAKKPEILADVANVTRESEMEVVSHYNIHRTLDIYGNAQDRDLGRVASQIDKIVKANTKDLPRGSFIHVRGQIDTMRASYIGLLSGLAFAIVLVYLLIVVNFQSWLDPFIIITALPAALAGIVLFLFTTHTTLSVPALMGAIMCMGVATANSILVVSFAKERFEEHGDGVMAALESGATRFRPVMMTALAMIIGMIPMALGAGEGGEQNAPLGRAVIGGLSAATVATLIFVPAVFGLLHGRGKAKANAEQTTPKTVSAGA, translated from the coding sequence ATGTGGATCGTAAAAATCGCGCTCACGCGCCCTTACACCTTTATCGTGCTCGCGATCCTTATCTTGATCGCCGCGCCGGTCGTGATCCTCAATACCCCGACCGACATCTTCCCGAACATCAATATACCGGTCGTCTCGATCGCCTGGCAGTACACGGGTTTGAACCCTGAAGAACTCGAAGGCCGCCTCACCACGCCTTACGAGAAGGCCCTGACTGTCCTGGTCGACAACATTCAGCACATCGAGTCGACCACGGTCGCTGGGCAAGTGGTCATCAAGGTCTACCTGCAGCCCGGTGCCAGCCTTGACACGGCTAACTCCCAGGTCTCCGCGGCCTCCGAGTTTCAGCTGCGCCAGCTGCCTCCCGGCCTCCTTCCCCCGCAGATCATCAACTTCTCCGCGTCAAGCGTCCCGATTCTCCAGCTCGGCCTCTCCGGTGACGGCCTCTCCGAACAGCAACTGAACGATCTTGGTCTCAACTTTGTCCGTCCCACGCTGGTCACGATCCCCGGCGCCGTCATCCCGAACGTCTATGGCGGCAAGCAGCGCTCGATCATGATCAACCTCGATCCGCAGCAGCTCCAGGCCAAAGGTCTCGCTCCGCAGGACGTCCTCAACGCCCTCGCCGCCCAGAACGTCGTGCAGCCCGGAGGCACCGCGAAGATCGGCTCGGCCGAGTACGACATTCACCTCAACTCCTCGCCCTTTACTCTCGAAGGCTTGAGCAACCTCCCCGTCCGCCAGTCGCCGAACGGCGTCATCGTTTACCTGCACGACGTCGCAAACGTCAGCGACGGAAGCATCCCGCAGACAAACATCGTCCGCCAAGACGGTCACCGCGGCGTGCTCGTCACGGTCCTCAAGTCCGGAACCGCCTCGACCCTTACCGTCGTCCAGCAGATTCTCGGCGTCATTCCGCAGATCAAGCTCACGTTGCCTCCCGCGCTCAAGATCACCCCCATCGGCAACCAGGCGATCTTCGTGCGCGGCTCGGTCCAGGGCGTTATTCGCGAGGCGATCATCGCCGCCGTGCTTACCGGCCTCATGATCCTGCTGTTCCTTGGTAGCTGGCGCTCGACGATCATCATCGCGGTCTCGATTCCCCTGTCAATCCTGTCGTCGGTCATCGTTCTCGGCCTGCTCGGACAGACCATCAACATCATGACCCTCAGCGGTCTCGCCTTGGCCGTCGGTATCCTCGTCGACGACGCCACCGTCACTATCGAGAACATCGAGCGTTATCTCGAGGAGGGAGCCGAGCTGCACGAAGGCATCCTCGAAGGCGCCGCCCAGATCGCCACCCCAGCCCTCGTCTCGACGCTCTGTATCTGCATCGTCTTCCTGCCGATGTTCTTCCTCTCCGGCGTGGCCCGGTACCTCTTCGTGCCGTTGGCCGAATCGGTCGTCTTCGCCATGATCGCCTCGTACATCCTCTCCCGCACGCTTGTGCCGACGATGGCGATGTACCTCCTCAAGAAGCACGACCACCACGCCGTTCCCTCGAACAACATCCTCGCCCGCTTTCAGCGCGGCTTCGAGCGTCTCTTCGAGCGCGTCCGCGCCGGCTACCAGGATTTACTTGGCCGTTTGCTCGAAGCCCGCAAGGTCTTTGTTCCCGTCTTCCTCCTCCTCTGCCTTTCCGCCTTCATCCTTATCCCCTTCCTCGGGCAGAACTTCTTCCCGGCGACTGATAACGGATCGTTCATCCTGCACGTCCGCGTGAAGAGCGGAACTCGTATCGAGGAGACGGCCAAGGTCTGCGACGAAGTCGAGAACGCCATCCGCGAGGTTGTACCCCCAGCCGAGATGGACACTGTCCTCGACAACATCGGTCTTCCCTACTCCACCCTGAACTTCCAGCACGCCACCTCGGGCCTCATCGGAGCCGGTGACGCCGACATCATGGTCTCGCTCAAGGAAGACCACGGCCCGACCGCGAACTACGTCCGCACCCTGCGCTCGAAGCTCCCCGGCCTCTTCCCCGGAACGACCTTCTACTTCCTCCCTTCCGACATCGTGACGCAGATCCTCAACTTCGGCCTGCCCTCCCCGATCGATGTGCAGATCGAAGGTGCCGACATCGCCGGAAACCGCGTCGTCCTCAACAAGATCCTTGAGCAGCTTCGGCAGGTTCCCGGACTCGTCGATCTCCGCGTGCAGCAGCCGAATGACTACCCCGTCCTGAACCTCGCCGTCGACCGCACCAAGGCGTCGCAGGGTGGATACACCGAGAAGGACATCGGCACCTCGGTCCTCAACATCCTCGGCGGCAGCACCCAGCTCAACCCACAGTTCTTCCTCAACCAGAAGAACGGTGTCGTCTACAATATCGTCGCCCAGACCCCCCAGTACCAGATCTCCTCGATGAGCGACCTGCAGAACATCCCAATCGCCTCCGTGTCGGCCAAGAAGCCTGAAATTCTCGCTGACGTCGCCAACGTCACCCGCGAGTCCGAGATGGAAGTCGTCTCCCACTACAACATCCACCGCACGCTCGATATCTACGGCAACGCGCAGGATCGTGATTTGGGAAGAGTCGCTTCGCAGATCGACAAGATCGTCAAGGCGAACACGAAAGACCTTCCGCGCGGCAGCTTCATCCATGTCCGTGGACAGATCGACACCATGCGCGCCTCGTATATCGGTCTTCTCTCCGGTCTCGCCTTCGCCATCGTCCTCGTCTACCTGCTCATCGTCGTCAACTTCCAGAGCTGGCTCGACCCCTTCATCATCATCACCGCGCTGCCTGCAGCCCTTGCCGGCATTGTGCTCTTCCTCTTCACCACGCACACAACGCTCAGCGTTCCAGCCCTCATGGGAGCCATCATGTGCATGGGCGTCGCGACCGCCAACTCCATCCTCGTCGTCTCCTTCGCCAAGGAGCGCTTTGAAGAGCACGGCGACGGCGTCATGGCCGCACTCGAGTCCGGAGCTACCCGCTTCCGTCCCGTCATGATGACCGCGCTCGCCATGATCATCGGCATGATCCCCATGGCTCTCGGCGCCGGTGAAGGTGGAGAGCAGAACGCGCCCCTCGGCCGCGCCGTCATCGGCGGTCTCAGCGCCGCGACGGTCGCAACCCTCATCTTTGTTCCAGCGGTCTTCGGCCTGCTTCACGGCCGGGGCAAGGCAAAAGCCAACGCCGAGCAGACCACACCCAAAACCGTAAGCGCTGGAGCCTGA
- a CDS encoding efflux RND transporter periplasmic adaptor subunit → MSTDAVLESPKQENARQTHLDNDRLDVNAPHKTEGPHVDPPKHGLPKSVWIALVVIAIVVAAVVFFGIASRSSDEKKLATVTHDASVPIVNATHPSVARLAPEISLPGNAQAYVDTPIYARTDGYLKSWYFDIGAHVKKGQLLAVIETPELDQQLQVAQAQLKSSQANLNLANITSERYQNLLKTNSISKQETDQAVSDASAKEAAVDASSAAVRRLQQLQSFERVYAPFDGIVTVRNTDVGQLIQGGSSPTPLFHVAAIGQIRVFVPVPEAYSGAVRDGGNATLTLDEYPGRSFTGVIARNSSAIDPATRTLNVEVDVQNAKAEILPGAYVFVHFKVPDQGESLTLPSNALIFRSAGLQVAVVRDGRVKLVPVTLARDAGAFVEISSGLTSSDLVVLDPSDSLTSGQQVDAKQVSFTVTK, encoded by the coding sequence ATGAGCACCGATGCAGTCCTTGAATCACCAAAACAGGAAAACGCACGCCAGACACACCTCGACAACGATCGTCTCGACGTAAACGCCCCGCACAAGACCGAAGGCCCCCACGTGGACCCACCGAAGCACGGGCTGCCCAAGTCCGTCTGGATCGCCCTCGTCGTCATCGCGATCGTCGTCGCCGCCGTCGTCTTCTTCGGGATTGCCTCCCGTTCCTCCGATGAGAAGAAGCTCGCGACCGTTACCCACGACGCGTCTGTTCCGATCGTCAATGCAACCCATCCGTCCGTAGCCCGCCTTGCCCCTGAGATATCCCTTCCCGGCAACGCCCAGGCCTACGTGGACACCCCGATCTACGCTCGCACCGACGGCTACCTGAAGTCCTGGTACTTCGACATCGGCGCCCACGTCAAAAAGGGCCAGCTTCTCGCCGTCATTGAAACCCCCGAACTCGATCAACAGCTCCAGGTTGCGCAAGCGCAGCTCAAGAGCAGCCAAGCCAACCTCAACCTCGCCAACATAACCTCCGAGCGCTACCAGAACCTGCTGAAGACCAACTCGATCTCCAAGCAGGAGACCGACCAGGCCGTCAGCGATGCTTCTGCCAAGGAAGCCGCTGTCGACGCCTCGAGCGCAGCCGTGCGCCGCCTGCAACAGCTTCAATCCTTCGAACGCGTCTACGCTCCCTTCGACGGCATCGTCACTGTCCGGAATACTGATGTCGGCCAACTCATCCAGGGCGGTTCCTCGCCGACGCCGCTGTTCCACGTTGCCGCAATCGGCCAGATCCGCGTCTTTGTCCCCGTCCCCGAAGCCTACTCCGGCGCGGTACGTGACGGCGGCAACGCTACCCTCACCCTCGACGAATATCCGGGCCGCTCCTTTACCGGCGTCATTGCCCGCAACTCGAGCGCAATCGATCCTGCCACTCGCACCCTCAACGTCGAAGTCGATGTTCAGAATGCCAAGGCCGAGATTCTTCCTGGCGCCTATGTCTTCGTTCACTTCAAGGTGCCGGACCAAGGGGAGAGCCTCACCCTTCCTTCGAACGCGCTCATCTTCCGCTCCGCCGGTCTGCAGGTCGCCGTCGTCCGTGATGGACGCGTCAAGCTCGTGCCCGTCACTCTTGCACGCGATGCCGGTGCCTTTGTCGAGATATCCTCAGGGTTGACCAGTTCGGATCTCGTCGTCCTTGATCCATCCGACTCCCTCACCAGCGGCCAGCAGGTGGATGCCAAACAAGTATCGTTCACGGTGACAAAATAA